One window of Lepeophtheirus salmonis chromosome Z, UVic_Lsal_1.4, whole genome shotgun sequence genomic DNA carries:
- the LOC121130004 gene encoding signal transducing adapter molecule 2: MDLCDRVKATPNGSKECLKSMSKRLNHPDPHVVMQCITLLDACVNNCGKSFMLEVASRDFENEFRKILSKSQPKVQNRLWCASQVGGGDFKKESQFSLIPSLYNSLKQEGVDFSGGEDVRKKQALSNPNPNAVFSQEEEDDIAKAIQLSLVEGGGSSKSLSNNNNSGAKGSTSLYPSTTDENLNIGSKEALVVKTSSSKLKARALYDFEAVDDNELTFKAGEIVLILDNSDTNWWKGSNYRGEGLFPSNFVTTDLDDSVGEEKRRRSVQFNDEVEVNTINTSTTNEKIEISEEKLDQVLNLLHDADPTSLESDPPVLLELEERVNTMGPLIDAELEVVDRKHAELTRLSTELVDALNLYHQLMREVPMVQQLPPPHAAPMYGQMNVPPYSQAHHYGLPPQYSMHPPQVHARMLPQSMSNPSQVSYIPSPPHPGMHQSMNDPSQVSYIPPPTSGEMNSSTSMGGGPPGNINDSINFVSSAPPPTPPLANDLQPHPHYGSAAAAMNGEATVPMYMPQPQYPHPQIM; encoded by the exons ATGGACCTCTGTGATCGCGTGAAGGCCACACCCAATGGCTCCAAGGAATGCCTGAAGTCCATGAGTAAGCGGCTGAACCACCCAGACCCCCATGTGGTCATGCAATGCATTACG CTCCTGGACGCCTGTGTCAACAACTGCGGCAAGTCCTTCATGCTTGAAGTCGCCTCAAGAGACTTTGAAAACGAATTCAGGAAAATACTTAGCAAATCTCAGCCCAAGGTTCAGAATCGTCTCTGGTGTGCTTCGCAAGTGGGCGGAGGAGACTTTAAGAAGGAGAGTCAATTTAGCCTAATTCCGAGCTTATACAATTCCTTGAAGCAAGAGGGAGTGGATTTTTCGGGAGGAGAGGATGTTCGGAAGAAGCAGGCGCTCTCTAATCCCAATCCCAATGCTGTATTCAGCCAAGAGGAAGAAGATGATATTGCAAAAGCAATACAATTGTCATTGGTGGAGGGGGGTGGATCCAGCAAGTCCTTgagtaataacaataatagtgGAGCAAAAGGATCCACCTCCTTATATCCTTCAACGACGgatgaaaatttgaatataggAAGCAAGGAGGCCCTCGTAGTTAAAACTTCTTCATCCAAACTAAAAGCCAGAGCTCTCTATGATTTTGAAGCCGTGGACGATAATGAATTGACGTTTAAAGCAGGAGAAATCG TTTTAATTTTGGATAACTCTGATACGAATTGGTGGAAGGGATCTAATTATCGAGGAGAAGGTTTATTCCCTTCAAACTTTGTAACTACAGACTTGGATGACAGCGTTGGGGAGGAAAAGAGACGCCGCTCTGTCCAATTTAATGATGAAGTAGAAGTGAATACTATTAATACGAGTACGACCAATGAAAAAATAGAGATTAGCGAAGAAAAGTTGGATCAAGTATTGAATCTTTTGCATGATGCAGATCCTACTTCATTAGAGTCGGATCCTCCAGTACTTCTTGAATTAGAGGAAAGAGTAAATACAATGGGACCCCTAATAGATGCCg AATTAGAAGTTGTTGATAGGAAACATGCAGAGTTGACAAGACTCAGTACAGAATTAGTAGATGCCCTTAATTTATATCATCAATTGATGCGAGAAGTTCCGATGGTTCAACAACTACCGCCCCCACATGCTGCTCCCATGTATGGACAAATGAATGTTCCTCCATACTCTCAAGCACACCATTATGGACTCCCTCCTCAATACTCCATGCACCCTCCTCAAGTCCATGCTAGAATGCTGCCCCAATCAATGAGTAATCCAAGTCAAGTTTCATACATTCCATCTCCCCCACATCCTGGAATGCATCAGTCGATGAATGATCCGAGTCAAGTGTCATATATTCCTCCACCAACATCTGGTGAAATGAATAGCTCTACTTCTATGGGTGGTGGCCCTCCAGGTAACATTAATGACTCCATCAATTTTGTCAGTTCTGCTCCACCACCAACTCCGCCTTTAGCGAATGATCTTCAACCTCACCCTCACTATGgaag TGCTGCTGCTGCGATGAACGGTGAAGCTACGGTGCCAATGTATATGCCACAGCCTCAATATCCCCATCCTCAAATAATGTAG
- the mRpL50 gene encoding uncharacterized protein mRpL50, with amino-acid sequence MNSLMKAAWIPSRGLKSIPFIKPYYPPRKGTMRSEWRSKQNHVLPIQTMGPPAEFTKFDVGFDKALQFSSQVESLKTKGFRRHYKAYEPPQDIDALVLSTLNEVYTLPQSTVADQVSLNKDLVKKAELLESLAVKTNHRVPNSFLHFLTNGQHLLEFYRTPVDMKNYYDRLSSSSAELPKNIYIQKEAIRFDPSDDHPLHKVSAYPRSSTIIMNPESKRKFKGVQTKHSPFDDNTRELDD; translated from the exons ATGAATTCCCTCATGAAAGCAGCATGGATTCCGTCTCGCGGCCTCAAAAGCATTCCTTTTATCAAACCCTATTATCCACCTCGTAAAGGTACAATGAGAAGTGAATGGCGCTCCAAACAAAATCATGTTCTACCCATTCAGACCATGGGTCCACCCGCAGAGTTTACCAAGTTTGACGTGGGATTTGATAAGGCTCTTCAATTTTCCTCACAGGTGGAATCTCTTAAAACAAAAGGATTCAGGAGGCACTACAAGGCCTATGAGCCTCCTCAAGACATTGATGCCCTGGTTTTAAGTACATTAAATGAGGTCTATACCCTTCCTCAGTCCACCGTTGCGGATCAAGTGTCTTTAAACAAGGATTTAGTCAAAAAAGCTGAACTATTAGAG TCTCTCGCAGTCAAAACAAATCATAGAGTTCCTAACTCTTTTCTCCATTTCCTTACAAATGGTCAACATCTTCTAGAGTTTTATCGTACTCCAGTAGACATGAAAAATTACTATGATAGACTTTCCTCTTCATCTGCAGAATTAcccaaaaatatctatatacaaaaagaaGCAATCAGATTCGATCCAAGTGATGATCATCCACTCCATAAAGTCTCCGCATATCCTCGCTCATCCACTATTATTATGAATCCAGAGTCGAAACGCAAATTCAAAGGCGTTCAAACAAAGCATAGTCCCTTTGATGATAATACAAGGGAATTGGATGACTAA